Sequence from the Leishmania donovani BPK282A1 complete genome, chromosome 16 genome:
atctgcagcgccagcagcggcgttaCGTCGATACCGTTGATGTtcacgcagcgcgcaccgcggAAGGTGAGGGACACGAACTCGGGCGTCACGCTGCACTCGCGCACCGGCTTCACCAGCGATGGCGCCGGCAGGCTACGCATGTCGTCGCCGTAGTAGGTGCTACCGCATACGGAACTGTGCACCTGGACGTTGCTCTTCACCGTCGCCTTGATGCCGTGCTTCCGCAGGAAGCTGATCTGGTCGGCCACCGTCTCGAAATCCTCCATCAGCCGCGCGTCGCGCCACGCGTTGTAGACGCCCATCTCAGGGCAGTTGCTCTGCACGTACTTCTCGAAGCCCGCCTCCTTCTTGTTCTGCTTCGACGTCTGCGCCACCACGGACATGCGACGCTGGCGCATCACCGGGATGAGGTACTTGCCGAAGATGTACCAGCTAAGTTTCGAGAGATGCCAGTTGTGGCGCTCGTCGGCGGACTGGCACATGATGAGGTCGAACGCCGAGTTCGCGATCTCCGAGCGCAGGTCGACCACCTCGACCGGCACGTTCAGGCTCTGAAACGCCTGCTCGAAGTGATCGATGTCCGACCCACCGAGGTAGGCGTGAAAGCACGTGATGTTGAGCCCCTCCTGGCTcagacgcagcgccagcaccttGCTATCGTTGTTGTTGGTAATCATCAGCCCAACCTTGTGGCACCGCAACATGGCGCAGTTGTTGTTCTCGACCTTGTGGTAGATCTTCGGCACGTAGTGGCGGAACGGCTCAATCTCGATAGACGACGCGGGCAGATCCATGCACTCGCAGAACATTTTAACAATGCTTGGCTCCGTCAGCAGAGGAATGTTGTAgtcgacggcgaggcggcgcacccaGTAGTCCGGCGGGGCAGTCTcgcgggtgcagcggcgcagcacaaAGTCCCGCCTCTTGTCACGAAGCTGAATCACAAGATCAAACTTCTCCTTCTTTGCCACTTCCTCATCGTACACCGCGAGACGGTTGCTCTCGGACGCGTCGCCGGACGGCAACTcgccgcgctggaggagcaccTCGCACTGGATGCCGTACTCGTgtagcaccgccgccgtcttggTCGTGCCGTACACCTTCAGCCCACGCCGCACAAGGTGCTGAATGTACGGGCAGAGTGCCTCCGTCTGGCTGTCCACGTCACTGCTAAAGAAGACGCCCTTCTGCGGGATCTTGAAGTTCTGGCACAGCATTGCCTTGAGAAACACCTCGTGCTTGTCGCGGCCAAAGACGCCGATCTCACCAGTGGAGGCCATCTCGACGCCGAGGATCGGGTCCGCGCCGGCCAGGCGGTTAAAGCTAAACATGGAGGCCTTGCACCCAATGTGCGTCATCTTGGCGCGCTTGATGGGCACAAGGTTCTGGTCCTTGCGCGCCAGGAAAGCGGACACCATCACGGAAGGGAAAGAGATGCCGAGCGTCTTCGACACAAATGGAACGGAGCGGGAGCTGCGCACGTTCGCCTCAATCACGCGCAGCTGGCCCTCCGCCGTCAGCAGGAACTGCACGTTCATCGGCCCCACCACGTCCAGCTTCTCGGCGATGCGGTTGACGGAGTCGTATATGCGCTTCATTGTGTCCTTGTCGGTGTTCTGCGGAGGCAGGAACATCGTCGCATCCCCAGAGTGCACGCCGGCGTTTTCAACGTGCTCGCAGATGGCGTAGCACAGCACGCGACCGTGGTGGGCGACGATGTCGACATCGTACTCCGTGGCGGCCTCGTAGTACTTGCTTACCACCACCGGGTGCTCGCCAGAGACAAAGGAGGCCTCCTTCAGGTAGCGCGTCACGTCCTCCTTGTTAGCAATGACGGCCATGGCCGACCCGCTCAGCACGTAGCTCGGACGCACCAGGGCAGGGTAGCCGACGGTGTCGCAGAACTCGTGCACCTGCTCGACCGACGTGGCCGAGATCCACTccggctgcggcacgccgAGTTCGTCGCACATCTTCGAGAACTTGTTGCGATCCTCAGCCATGTCGATGTTCGCCGGGTCAGTGCCGAGAATCGGCAGCCCACTCTTCTTGAGGCTCAGGGCCATGTTCTGCACAATCTGACCGCCCAGCGAgatgacgacgccgcgcacgcgctccttCGTGAGGATGTCGAGCACCGTCTCCTCAGACACCTCGTCAAAGTACAGGCGGTCGCACTCGTCGTAGTCTGTCGACACTGTCTCGGGATTGTAGTTGATCAGGATCACCTTGTTGCcgagccggcgcagctcgcgtgCCACAAGGACGCCGCCGTAGTCGAACTCGACGCTGTTGCCGATGCGGTAGACCCCGCAGCCGAGCACGGCGTACATGCGCTCTGTGAAGGGCACATCATCGCGTTGGGCGTTGTAGGTAGAGTAGAGGTAGCAGCACTGCGCCGCCGGGTACTCGCCGGCAACCGTGTCGATCTGCTTGATCAGCGGCATCACGTTCAGCTCcacacggcgcgcgcgcacgtcggcggcggtgctgttgaGGAGCTGGGCAAGTTGCCGGTCAGAGAAGCCGTGCGCCTTCATGTTAAGCAGGTTCTCACGTGGCATCTCGGTGAGCTTGTTTGCGTACAGCGTGGACGTGGCCTTGGAGAGGCGCACCAGTTTCTCCAGCTTGTACAGAAAGAAACGCGTGATCTTCGTCATCTGGTACAGCTCCTCGGCCGAGTGTCCGTCGAGCAGGGCGCGGCAGAGGGCAAACAAGCGATACGGCGTCGGGTGGCGGATGTGCTCCATGTAGTCGAAATCGACGCCGGCGAAGCGATCTGGAAGGGAGAAGCCGGTGTAGCTCGGGTCCACCATGCGAATCGCCTTCTGCAGGGCCTCCTCGAAGGTGCGGCCAATCGACATGACCTCGCCGACGCTCTTCATCATCGAGCCGATCTCTTCGCTCACCATGTTAAACTTGTGAAGGTCCCAGCGCGGCATCTTGACCGCAATATAGTCCATGCTGGGCTCGAAGCacgccatcgtcgtcttGGTAACGCCGTTCGTGATCTCAAAGAGCCCCTTGCCCAGTGCGATCTTGGTGGCGACGTGGGCCAGCGGGTAGCCGGTGGCCTTGGAGGCCAGCGCCGACGAGCGCGACAGACGAGCGTTCACCTCGATGACGACGTAGCGGTGGCTGAAAGGGTCGAGACCGTACTGGATGTTGCACTCGCCCACGATGCCGAGATGGCGAATGATCTTGAtagaggcgctgcgcagcatgtGGAACTCGTCGTTGCTCAGCGTCTGCGATggcgcgacgacgatggACTCGCCCGTGTGAACTCCCATGGGGTCGAA
This genomic interval carries:
- a CDS encoding carbamoyl-phosphate synthase, putative encodes the protein MEHYAKAELVLHGGERFEGYSFGYEESVAGEVVFATGMVGYPESLSDPSYHGQILVLTSPMVGNYGVPRVEEDLFGVTKYFESTDGQIHVSAVVVQEYCDQPDHWEMYETLGTWLRKNKVPGMMMVDTRSIVLKLRDMGTALGKVLVAGNDVPFMDPNTRNLVAEVSTKTRVTHGHGTLRILVIDMGVKLNTLRCLLKHDVTLIVVPHDWDITTEVYDGLFITNGPGNPQICTSTIRSVRWALQQDKPIFGICMGNQMLCLAAGGTTYKMKYGHRGQNQPCKCNIDGRVVITTQNHGFAVDFKTLPSGEWEEYFTNSNDGSNEGLWHKTKPFCSVQFHPEGRCGPQDTEYLFSEYVCRVKESKVREVAKFKPRKVLVLGAGGIVIAQAGEFDYSGSQCLKSLREEGMETVLINPNIATVQTDDEMADHIYFVPLTVEAVERVIEKERPDGILLGWGGQTALNCGVKLDELGVLKKYNVQVLGTPVSVIAVTEDRELFRDTLLQINEQVAKSAAVMSVEEAVAASKDIGFPMMVRAAYCLGGQGSGIVENMEELRHKVEVALAASPQVLLEESVAGWKEIEYEVVRDIYDNCITVCNMENFDPMGVHTGESIVVAPSQTLSNDEFHMLRSASIKIIRHLGIVGECNIQYGLDPFSHRYVVIEVNARLSRSSALASKATGYPLAHVATKIALGKGLFEITNGVTKTTMACFEPSMDYIAVKMPRWDLHKFNMVSEEIGSMMKSVGEVMSIGRTFEEALQKAIRMVDPSYTGFSLPDRFAGVDFDYMEHIRHPTPYRLFALCRALLDGHSAEELYQMTKITRFFLYKLEKLVRLSKATSTLYANKLTEMPRENLLNMKAHGFSDRQLAQLLNSTAADVRARRVELNVMPLIKQIDTVAGEYPAAQCCYLYSTYNAQRDDVPFTERMYAVLGCGVYRIGNSVEFDYGGVLVARELRRLGNKVILINYNPETVSTDYDECDRLYFDEVSEETVLDILTKERVRGVVISLGGQIVQNMALSLKKSGLPILGTDPANIDMAEDRNKFSKMCDELGVPQPEWISATSVEQVHEFCDTVGYPALVRPSYVLSGSAMAVIANKEDVTRYLKEASFVSGEHPVVVSKYYEAATEYDVDIVAHHGRVLCYAICEHVENAGVHSGDATMFLPPQNTDKDTMKRIYDSVNRIAEKLDVVGPMNVQFLLTAEGQLRVIEANVRSSRSVPFVSKTLGISFPSVMVSAFLARKDQNLVPIKRAKMTHIGCKASMFSFNRLAGADPILGVEMASTGEIGVFGRDKHEVFLKAMLCQNFKIPQKGVFFSSDVDSQTEALCPYIQHLVRRGLKVYGTTKTAAVLHEYGIQCEVLLQRGELPSGDASESNRLAVYDEEVAKKEKFDLVIQLRDKRRDFVLRRCTRETAPPDYWVRRLAVDYNIPLLTEPSIVKMFCECMDLPASSIEIEPFRHYVPKIYHKVENNNCAMLRCHKVGLMITNNNDSKVLALRLSQEGLNITCFHAYLGGSDIDHFEQAFQSLNVPVEVVDLRSEIANSAFDLIMCQSADERHNWHLSKLSWYIFGKYLIPVMRQRRMSVVAQTSKQNKKEAGFEKYVQSNCPEMGVYNAWRDARLMEDFETVADQISFLRKHGIKATVKSNVQVHSSVCGSTYYGDDMRSLPAPSLVKPVRECSVTPEFVSLTFRGARCVNINGIDVTPLLALQMANEIAGRNGVGITRTREGAMYETPGMNLLSVGLQFLYDVSFDRCAADLFRIYSRHVSQNIGAGQLSEKHTQSAIEAVRFLTSDVSGVVELELHQGEIIFLKLSHVQNPVDRRVAPQLVTEEELEEVFQPGNGSFSDVQW